One window of the Aptenodytes patagonicus chromosome 5, bAptPat1.pri.cur, whole genome shotgun sequence genome contains the following:
- the C5H10orf143 gene encoding uncharacterized protein C10orf143 homolog isoform X1 encodes MATLPARGRRGALRAHEPELGEPERKRACKPLETIPNEADARLIDCAMELDSKQKISPDCGPWTTKTKQNSVIFENHGSRGTAQPCPRCIAGESGHFSHILGF; translated from the exons ATGGCCACGCTGCccgcgcgggggcggcggggggcgctgCGCGCGCACGAGCCGGAGCTGGGGGAGCCGGAGCGC AAGCGAGCATGCAAGCCATTAGAAACCATTCCAAATGAGGCTGATGCTCGCCTCATTGATTGTGCCATGGAGCTGGATTCTAAACAGAAAATCTCCCCTGACTGTGGTCCTTGGACtacaaagacaaagcaaaattCAGTG ATTTTTGAAAACCATGGAAGCAGAGGTACTGCCCAGCCTTGCCCAAGATGTATTGCTGGAGAATCT GGGCACttcagtcatatcctgggcttcTAG
- the C5H10orf143 gene encoding uncharacterized protein C10orf143 homolog isoform X2, with product MELDSKQKISPDCGPWTTKTKQNSVIFENHGSRGTAQPCPRCIAGESILFFLTYLEHLRIRPTFLWISVEIERPVKFQEGCRWNTDLQKQEDFS from the exons ATGGAGCTGGATTCTAAACAGAAAATCTCCCCTGACTGTGGTCCTTGGACtacaaagacaaagcaaaattCAGTG ATTTTTGAAAACCATGGAAGCAGAGGTACTGCCCAGCCTTGCCCAAGATGTATTGCTGGAGAATCT attttgtttttcctcacctACTTGGAACACCTGAGGATCAGACCTACGTTCCTGTGGATTTCAGTAGAAAT TGAGAGGCCTGTGAAGTTTCAGGAAGGCTGCAGATGGAATACAGACCTACAGAAGCAGGAAGATTTTTCCTAA